The following are encoded in a window of Thalassotalea insulae genomic DNA:
- a CDS encoding mechanosensitive ion channel family protein gives MLADNKQSNIAEKTSTLLKDEIDQVTGFYQLIVDFFTNYSFQLVGAFIIFLIGYFVAGRFANMVLRLCEKQQLDVTLSRFLANTTKMLVVILVTIVALSKLGISVTPFIAAIGAISLGASLAFQGLLANYAAGFNIILIRPFVVGDTIEVHGVKGIVQEVLLAYTVIKDEDDVVITIPNKHIVGEILHNSKRHTLLEMSVGISYRDDPVKVIALIENTLEKLAFCDQDSKLQVGIDEFADSAITIGIRLWIPTSTLYQTKYQGYKAIYQAFKQHNITIPYPQRDVHLIPQ, from the coding sequence TGACAGGCTTTTACCAACTAATTGTCGATTTTTTTACTAACTATAGCTTTCAATTAGTTGGCGCCTTTATTATTTTTCTGATCGGTTACTTTGTTGCCGGTAGATTTGCCAATATGGTATTAAGGTTGTGTGAAAAACAGCAACTCGATGTTACTTTAAGTCGTTTTCTTGCTAATACCACGAAAATGTTAGTGGTTATCTTAGTGACGATAGTAGCCCTGAGTAAGCTAGGGATCAGTGTTACCCCTTTTATTGCGGCGATTGGTGCAATTTCGCTAGGGGCTAGTTTAGCATTTCAGGGGTTGTTAGCGAATTATGCCGCAGGTTTTAATATTATTTTAATTCGACCATTTGTTGTTGGTGATACCATAGAAGTGCATGGTGTTAAGGGCATAGTGCAGGAAGTCTTGCTTGCCTATACCGTGATCAAAGATGAAGATGATGTTGTAATTACTATCCCTAATAAACACATTGTTGGTGAGATTCTGCATAACTCTAAACGGCATACTTTATTGGAGATGAGTGTTGGTATTTCTTACCGAGATGATCCTGTTAAGGTTATCGCTCTGATTGAAAATACGCTCGAAAAATTAGCGTTCTGCGATCAGGACTCGAAACTTCAGGTTGGTATTGATGAGTTTGCTGATAGCGCTATTACCATAGGAATTCGATTATGGATCCCCACATCTACCTTGTACCAAACTAAATATCAGGGCTATAAAGCCATTTATCAGGCATTTAAACAACATAATATTACTATTCCGTATCCACAACGTGATGTGCATTTAATTCCACAGTAA
- a CDS encoding acyl-CoA dehydrogenase C-terminal domain-containing protein, whose protein sequence is MADYVAPVKDMNYLLYDVFKSDQLWPTLPKLADHVDRETSEAILSECAKIAEQVIAPLSREGDEVGVSFDNGAVTTAPGYKAAFDTYVEGGWPALGGDVNYGGMGMPKVITSLHEEMLCSADISFSLYPGLTAGAGLSLAKHASEEIKQRYLTRMYAGEWAATMCLTEAHAGTDLGMIRTKAVPQEDGSYKITGNKIFITGGEHDLTDNIIHLVLAKLPDAPEGSRGISLFVVPKFNVNEDGSLGDFNQVSCGSIEHKMGIHASATCVLNFDGANGYLVGELNKGLACMFTMMNFERIGVGIQGLGAGVRSYQNALEYAKDRIQSRSLSGVKSPDKAADSIMVHGDVRRMLLNMKALNEGSRALSLYIATQLDIATYGEGEARVKAEQLTALMTPLAKAFFTDVGFENTVAGQQVFGGHGFIREWGQEQLVRDARIAQIYEGTNGIQAMDLLARKVAGSKGALMQLFVDEVKDFVSQTTTDDMAEFIEPLAQANLELEQLTAFVLNATSDNVEMLGSAANDYLHVFGYTAMAFVWAKMAQVSMTNMADDQEFHSSKLVTARYYYAKLLPRRLSLIETIKAGPEPLFNVNDELF, encoded by the coding sequence ATGGCTGATTACGTTGCTCCAGTTAAAGATATGAATTATCTGCTTTATGATGTGTTTAAAAGTGACCAACTCTGGCCAACTTTACCTAAATTAGCCGATCACGTAGATCGAGAAACTTCTGAAGCTATTTTGTCAGAATGTGCAAAAATTGCTGAGCAAGTGATAGCGCCATTATCTCGTGAAGGCGATGAAGTAGGTGTCAGTTTTGACAATGGTGCTGTAACCACTGCACCAGGCTATAAAGCGGCTTTCGATACCTATGTTGAAGGTGGATGGCCGGCATTAGGTGGTGATGTTAACTACGGTGGTATGGGCATGCCAAAAGTGATCACTTCATTGCATGAAGAAATGTTGTGCTCAGCTGATATTTCATTCTCGCTTTATCCTGGATTAACTGCAGGTGCTGGTTTGTCATTAGCTAAACATGCCAGTGAAGAAATTAAACAACGTTATTTAACCCGTATGTATGCCGGAGAGTGGGCAGCTACTATGTGTTTAACGGAAGCTCATGCAGGTACTGATCTGGGTATGATACGCACTAAGGCGGTACCACAAGAGGATGGTAGTTATAAAATAACCGGTAATAAGATTTTTATTACTGGTGGTGAGCACGATTTGACTGACAATATTATCCATCTCGTACTGGCAAAATTACCAGATGCTCCAGAAGGCTCTCGCGGGATTTCATTATTTGTCGTACCTAAATTTAATGTTAATGAAGATGGTAGCCTTGGAGATTTTAACCAAGTTTCTTGTGGCTCTATTGAACATAAAATGGGGATCCACGCGTCGGCTACTTGCGTGCTGAATTTCGATGGTGCTAACGGCTATTTAGTTGGTGAATTAAATAAAGGCTTAGCCTGCATGTTCACCATGATGAATTTTGAACGCATCGGTGTTGGTATTCAAGGCCTTGGTGCAGGTGTTCGTTCATATCAAAATGCATTGGAGTACGCAAAAGACAGAATTCAAAGTCGTTCGTTATCTGGGGTGAAATCTCCAGATAAAGCGGCAGATTCAATTATGGTACACGGTGATGTTCGTCGTATGCTACTTAATATGAAAGCGTTAAATGAAGGATCTCGTGCATTATCTCTCTATATTGCTACTCAGCTTGATATTGCCACTTATGGTGAAGGTGAAGCACGAGTAAAAGCGGAACAGCTAACGGCATTAATGACGCCATTAGCAAAAGCATTTTTTACTGATGTGGGTTTTGAAAATACCGTAGCAGGTCAGCAAGTGTTTGGTGGTCATGGCTTTATTCGAGAGTGGGGGCAGGAGCAGTTAGTACGCGATGCGCGCATTGCACAAATTTATGAAGGTACTAACGGTATTCAGGCAATGGATTTACTGGCAAGAAAAGTTGCTGGTAGTAAAGGTGCATTAATGCAACTGTTTGTTGATGAAGTCAAAGACTTTGTCAGTCAAACAACTACAGATGATATGGCGGAATTTATTGAGCCGTTAGCACAAGCGAATCTGGAACTGGAACAATTGACGGCATTTGTATTAAATGCAACCAGCGATAATGTTGAAATGCTGGGGAGCGCGGCGAATGATTATCTCCATGTTTTCGGTTATACCGCTATGGCATTTGTTTGGGCAAAAATGGCTCAGGTGTCGATGACTAACATGGCTGATGATCAGGAGTTTCACTCTAGTAAATTAGTTACGGCACGTTATTATTATGCCAAATTGTTGCCGCGTAGATTGTCATTAATCGAAACTATTAAAGCTGGGCCTGAACCATTATTTAATGTCAATGATGAGTTATTTTAA
- a CDS encoding glutathione S-transferase family protein: MKLLGSTTSPFVRRLRVFLAEQNYQFVNLDIFAEQDRQVLTENNPAQKVPALIDGEQCIYDSRVIYRYLVQKFQQPPLSWAQENLLTLIDSVNDSLVATLLLQRSNIDTMQEGLFFNLQRERIASVFQVLDGEVANGAFTEWHYPAICLWCLLDWAEFRQLAKWQHLPNLASFYQQQASRVILAETDPRYA, translated from the coding sequence ATGAAACTATTAGGCTCGACTACGTCGCCATTTGTTCGTCGATTAAGGGTTTTTCTTGCGGAGCAAAATTATCAGTTTGTCAATTTGGATATCTTTGCTGAGCAGGACAGACAAGTTTTAACAGAAAACAACCCTGCCCAAAAAGTTCCGGCACTTATTGATGGTGAGCAATGTATTTATGACTCTCGGGTGATTTATCGCTATTTGGTGCAAAAGTTTCAACAGCCGCCATTAAGTTGGGCACAGGAAAATCTGCTAACTCTGATTGATTCAGTGAATGATTCATTAGTGGCAACATTATTACTACAACGTTCAAATATAGATACTATGCAAGAGGGGTTGTTTTTTAATTTACAGCGAGAACGGATCGCTAGTGTTTTTCAAGTGCTTGATGGTGAAGTAGCTAATGGGGCGTTTACTGAATGGCATTATCCGGCGATTTGTTTATGGTGCTTACTCGACTGGGCAGAGTTCAGGCAATTAGCGAAATGGCAACATTTACCGAATTTAGCCAGTTTTTATCAACAGCAGGCCTCACGAGTTATTTTAGCTGAAACGGATCCGAGGTATGCTTAA
- a CDS encoding MipA/OmpV family protein — MKIALAIALSAMCSFAFAATEATDAIDLQQTKPQNAQSQWGVEALKFPKQTYLHSAESLGLILPQSTNEKLSGINARYSNGKFSATTGVFSHSDNLAENSRFYLQGAYQLFQNERFDLAVTAKVEAVDQDTINNYYGQQDNLQAHASLFTAQATNTTIGLVSTYSISKKWKIQGVISSTSLDSKIENSPLLDSDSIHMALIKTSYAF; from the coding sequence ATGAAAATAGCTTTGGCAATTGCGCTTAGCGCAATGTGCTCATTTGCTTTCGCTGCAACAGAAGCAACTGATGCCATAGATCTCCAACAAACTAAACCTCAGAACGCCCAATCACAATGGGGCGTTGAGGCGTTAAAATTTCCCAAACAAACCTATCTGCACAGCGCCGAATCCTTAGGCTTAATTTTACCTCAAAGCACTAATGAAAAATTAAGCGGTATTAATGCCCGTTATTCTAATGGTAAATTTAGTGCAACAACGGGTGTATTTAGCCATTCAGATAACTTAGCGGAAAATAGCCGTTTTTACTTACAAGGCGCTTATCAATTATTTCAAAATGAACGATTTGATCTTGCTGTTACTGCGAAAGTTGAGGCCGTAGATCAAGATACCATTAATAATTATTATGGTCAGCAAGACAACTTGCAGGCCCATGCCTCACTATTTACTGCGCAGGCCACTAACACCACTATAGGATTAGTAAGCACCTACTCAATCAGTAAAAAGTGGAAGATACAAGGGGTTATTTCTTCGACCTCTCTCGATAGCAAAATAGAAAATAGCCCGCTGCTCGATAGCGATAGTATCCATATGGCATTAATTAAAACCAGCTACGCTTTTTAA
- a CDS encoding 1-acylglycerol-3-phosphate O-acyltransferase produces the protein MLALIRLILMALALVIISVCSVIFCLFRPFHRNNVYHAARFLGKTSRLLGLEVELRIPEHIRQVSPAVYICNHQNSYDIFTLSNAVLPGTVSIGKKSLKWIPFFGQMYWLTGNILIDRKNTNKAMNTIAVTAQKIKEKQLSVWLFPEGTRSNGRGVLPFKTGAFRTAMQANVPIIPVCASEQHDKIDLNRWDNGKLIIEFMEPIFLDGMTKEDLRTVTNETRDKMIEKIAQINKEAAS, from the coding sequence TTGTTAGCTCTTATTCGCTTAATTTTAATGGCGTTAGCTTTAGTCATTATTTCAGTTTGCTCTGTGATATTTTGTTTGTTCAGACCCTTTCACCGTAACAATGTTTATCATGCTGCCCGGTTTTTGGGGAAAACTTCACGCTTGCTAGGGCTAGAAGTTGAATTACGTATTCCTGAACACATTCGTCAGGTTAGTCCTGCGGTTTATATTTGTAACCATCAGAACAGTTACGACATTTTTACGCTAAGTAATGCCGTATTACCGGGTACAGTTAGTATTGGTAAAAAAAGCCTGAAATGGATCCCGTTTTTTGGTCAGATGTATTGGCTAACCGGTAATATTTTGATCGATCGTAAAAATACCAATAAAGCGATGAATACGATTGCTGTCACAGCACAAAAAATTAAGGAAAAGCAATTATCGGTATGGCTTTTTCCAGAAGGTACTCGCAGCAATGGTCGAGGAGTTTTACCATTTAAAACAGGTGCTTTTCGTACAGCGATGCAGGCTAATGTGCCAATTATTCCAGTATGTGCCAGTGAGCAGCATGATAAGATTGATTTAAATCGCTGGGATAATGGTAAATTGATCATTGAATTTATGGAACCCATCTTTTTAGATGGCATGACTAAAGAAGATCTACGGACGGTAACTAATGAGACCCGTGATAAAATGATAGAAAAAATTGCACAAATTAATAAAGAGGCGGCATCATGA
- the rraB gene encoding ribonuclease E inhibitor RraB: MNDESLQQWLEHTESLVSALLEDGSNEEVHHTIEHHFSCPDFEQLEKAAVAAFKMGLEVEEPEEAEDENGTKVFAFDIITEQPLDEEILKDETKSMFELAKQCKVDYDGWGTYFEE; encoded by the coding sequence ATGAATGATGAATCGTTACAGCAATGGTTAGAACACACTGAATCTCTGGTTTCTGCTTTACTAGAGGACGGTAGTAATGAGGAAGTGCATCATACGATAGAACATCACTTTTCATGTCCTGACTTTGAACAATTAGAAAAAGCTGCTGTTGCCGCTTTTAAAATGGGTCTAGAAGTTGAAGAGCCGGAAGAAGCGGAAGATGAAAATGGCACAAAAGTGTTTGCCTTTGACATAATTACCGAACAGCCGTTAGATGAAGAAATATTAAAAGACGAAACAAAATCAATGTTTGAGTTGGCGAAACAATGCAAAGTTGATTATGATGGGTGGGGTACCTACTTCGAAGAATAA
- a CDS encoding LacI family DNA-binding transcriptional regulator, whose protein sequence is MKATINDVAKQAGVSIKTVSRVINNEPSVRQPTREKVMAAVASLNYQPNLAARNLAGTKSYSVAFIYDNPNAYYIIDMQNGILSACKKQGFELLIHPCSAKSEHLIDEITNMVKHSRIAGLVLTPPFSEMPEFVERILALDVDIVRIMSGDKAPDDLAPCIMINDHAAAKSITQHLIDLGHTNIGFIAGEAEHMSTVERLKGYKDALIENNITINDNLIIAGEYSFESGVDGAKQLMSEEIKPTAIFSCNDEIAAGALFASRLMGISIPEQLSITGFENSPFSRQTWPRLTTANQPTPEIAENAASLLIAKSRKQSASHINTQYTPQLVVRDSTCQTS, encoded by the coding sequence ATGAAAGCTACAATAAACGACGTTGCTAAACAAGCTGGTGTGTCGATCAAAACCGTCTCCAGGGTGATAAATAACGAACCTTCTGTACGTCAGCCAACCAGAGAAAAAGTGATGGCGGCTGTCGCCAGTTTAAATTATCAACCTAACTTAGCGGCTAGAAACTTAGCTGGCACCAAGTCCTACAGCGTGGCATTTATCTATGATAATCCGAATGCTTATTACATTATAGACATGCAAAACGGGATTTTGTCTGCCTGTAAAAAACAAGGGTTTGAACTACTCATTCACCCTTGTAGCGCGAAGTCTGAACACCTGATTGATGAAATCACCAATATGGTCAAACACTCCCGTATTGCCGGTTTAGTCTTGACCCCTCCGTTTTCTGAAATGCCAGAGTTTGTTGAACGTATTCTGGCATTAGATGTTGATATTGTCCGTATCATGTCAGGTGATAAAGCACCTGATGACCTCGCCCCTTGTATTATGATCAATGACCATGCAGCAGCAAAAAGTATTACCCAGCATTTAATCGATTTAGGTCATACAAATATTGGGTTTATCGCCGGGGAAGCGGAGCATATGTCTACGGTTGAGCGGCTAAAAGGCTATAAGGATGCGCTAATTGAAAACAATATTACCATCAATGATAATCTCATTATTGCTGGTGAGTACTCGTTCGAGTCAGGTGTCGACGGTGCGAAACAACTAATGTCAGAAGAAATTAAACCAACGGCAATATTTTCCTGTAATGATGAAATCGCGGCAGGTGCGTTATTTGCTTCTCGGTTAATGGGCATTTCCATTCCGGAGCAATTATCCATTACCGGTTTTGAAAACAGTCCGTTTTCTCGCCAAACCTGGCCGAGATTAACAACGGCCAACCAACCGACACCAGAAATTGCGGAAAATGCGGCAAGCCTGCTGATTGCCAAATCACGTAAACAGTCAGCGAGTCATATCAACACTCAATATACTCCACAATTAGTCGTTAGAGACTCAACTTGTCAAACGAGCTAA